The following are encoded in a window of Paenibacillaceae bacterium GAS479 genomic DNA:
- a CDS encoding Signal transduction histidine kinase: MTGKFRLGLKLKMSLLLALLLVFTVTCLSVLVLSGIRENERTMLEQYFIQLAEAANLKVREDYLTGGSVPPDQFMKQTGQRLAVDLGAQSGMAVTLYMIDGSFAGTSLPFQHPANVQDALQYTQQGQSAYITEGDQMLFLAPLYNYEQRLGTVQFHTSLAAKNAFYAKIRQLFLFAGAIVLGVGFLIGYVYVRRQVNVIDRLNRATSQIGQGDYLSAPSVVRKDELGELAQGIYEMSSSISSSVGALHEEKQKLLETVEQLRELEQQQKQFIGNISHELKTPLTSIIANADLLTMYSDDPALLDDAGRRIHMEAQRLNGLVEKALQLSAMDIYEFETQAQAVPLLPLLEEAVARLQGNADSCRVTIRTSLFEGEVWADPENVMHIMLNLLDNAIKYNRPGGQVHLLNYTATSGDGAQRMIIEVADTGIGIPRGAVSRIFDPFYTVSRDRSRASGGTGLGLALVRDLTEKQGGTVQLVGTGPDGSRLRVELLLHAADSEGIVHKPNNEARNE, from the coding sequence ATGACCGGTAAATTTCGGCTGGGCCTGAAGTTAAAAATGTCATTGTTACTTGCCCTGTTGCTTGTCTTCACCGTAACCTGCCTGAGTGTGCTGGTGCTGAGCGGCATCCGGGAGAACGAGCGAACAATGTTGGAGCAGTATTTTATTCAACTGGCAGAAGCTGCCAATCTGAAAGTGCGGGAGGATTATCTGACAGGGGGCAGCGTTCCGCCAGATCAGTTTATGAAGCAGACGGGACAACGGCTGGCCGTGGATTTGGGAGCACAAAGCGGTATGGCGGTGACGCTGTATATGATAGATGGCTCATTTGCCGGCACCTCGCTGCCATTCCAGCATCCGGCCAATGTGCAGGATGCATTGCAATATACGCAGCAAGGGCAGTCGGCATACATTACCGAAGGGGATCAAATGTTGTTCCTCGCCCCACTGTACAATTACGAGCAGCGTCTTGGCACCGTGCAGTTTCATACTTCACTCGCCGCGAAAAATGCTTTTTATGCCAAAATTCGTCAGTTGTTCCTTTTTGCCGGTGCCATCGTGCTTGGTGTCGGTTTCCTAATCGGTTATGTGTATGTCCGGCGACAGGTCAATGTCATTGACCGCCTGAACCGGGCGACATCACAAATTGGTCAAGGGGATTATCTGTCTGCTCCTTCGGTTGTCAGAAAGGACGAGCTTGGTGAACTGGCACAAGGAATCTATGAGATGAGCAGCAGCATCTCCAGTTCTGTTGGTGCCCTACATGAAGAAAAGCAGAAGCTGCTTGAAACAGTGGAGCAGCTACGTGAACTGGAACAGCAGCAAAAGCAATTCATCGGTAATATTAGTCATGAGCTAAAAACACCGTTAACCTCGATTATCGCGAATGCCGACCTGTTGACTATGTACAGCGATGATCCTGCCTTACTGGATGATGCCGGTCGCCGCATTCATATGGAGGCACAACGACTGAACGGTCTTGTGGAGAAGGCGCTACAGCTGTCAGCGATGGATATTTACGAGTTCGAGACACAGGCGCAAGCAGTTCCACTGCTGCCTTTACTAGAGGAGGCTGTAGCCCGGCTGCAAGGAAATGCGGACAGTTGCAGGGTTACGATTCGAACTTCGCTTTTTGAAGGTGAGGTGTGGGCTGATCCCGAGAACGTGATGCACATCATGCTCAATTTATTGGACAATGCGATAAAATATAACCGTCCAGGTGGACAAGTTCACCTGCTGAACTACACAGCAACGTCAGGGGACGGAGCACAGCGGATGATCATTGAGGTTGCCGATACGGGAATTGGTATTCCAAGGGGAGCCGTATCTCGTATTTTTGACCCGTTTTATACGGTCAGTAGAGACCGGTCAAGAGCTAGCGGCGGGACTGGACTAGGGCTAGCATTGGTTCGTGATCTGACCGAGAAGCAAGGGGGAACGGTACAGCTTGTAGGAACGGGACCAGACGGGTCGCGTCTCCGGGTAGAACTTCTACTGCATGCCGCAGATTCGGAGGGCATAGTACATAAACCAAACAACGAAGCCCGGAATGAGTGA
- a CDS encoding DNA-binding response regulator, OmpR family, contains REC and winged-helix (wHTH) domain, with protein sequence MFGIKILVVDDESSIREAVAYALRREGYEIEIATDGQEALDKIETFHPTVMVLDVMMPNVSGFDVCRKLDGRQRPAILLLTVKDDIVDKVLGLELGADDYMTKPFDMRELLARVKALSRRGGSVQPMQQEQQEVLRLGELTAELFSRAVSIEGKLLDLTPKEFELLVLLMRNPERVYSRELLLENVWDMDFVGGTRTVDIHIQRLRKKLGSHQGIIQTVYGVGYKGTGSS encoded by the coding sequence ATGTTCGGAATCAAAATACTTGTAGTCGATGACGAGAGCAGCATTCGGGAGGCTGTAGCTTATGCGCTGCGTAGGGAAGGGTATGAGATCGAGATAGCTACGGATGGCCAGGAAGCGTTGGATAAGATAGAGACGTTTCATCCTACGGTGATGGTGCTCGATGTCATGATGCCTAACGTAAGCGGGTTTGACGTATGCCGCAAGCTAGATGGTCGGCAGCGACCTGCGATTCTATTGCTGACTGTCAAAGATGATATTGTCGATAAAGTGCTGGGACTGGAACTAGGTGCTGATGATTACATGACCAAACCGTTTGATATGCGGGAACTGCTGGCCAGAGTCAAGGCGTTATCCCGCCGTGGAGGTTCTGTCCAACCAATGCAACAGGAGCAGCAGGAAGTACTGAGACTAGGAGAGCTGACTGCAGAGCTGTTCAGTCGTGCGGTGTCTATTGAAGGTAAACTGCTGGATCTAACGCCCAAGGAATTTGAACTGCTAGTATTGCTGATGCGTAATCCGGAGCGGGTCTATTCACGGGAATTGCTGTTAGAGAATGTGTGGGATATGGATTTTGTGGGTGGAACTCGCACGGTGGACATACATATACAGCGTCTGCGCAAAAAACTAGGTAGTCATCAGGGGATCATTCAAACCGTTTACGGCGTTGGTTATAAAGGCACGGGGTCATCCTAG